The DNA segment GCCTCACAAAAAATAAGGGGATCTCCCCTCCCCTTGCCGATCGGATGCGCCCTCAAACTTTAACAGAGATCTTGGGGCAGGAACATCTCTTGGGTGAAGACAAACCGCTACGACGCCAAATCGAGACCGATCAGATCCCCTCTCTGATCCTTTGGGGACCCCCTGGTTCCGGCAAAACAACGCTGGCACGTGTCGTTGCTGAAAAAACCAGGTCCAATTTTCACGCCCTCTCCGCCGTCCTCTCGGGTACAAAGGAACTCCGTGAGATCATCGAGATCGCCAAAAGACATCAACGCCTCGATGCGACACGAACGATCCTCTTTATTGACGAGATCCATCGATGGAATAAGGCCCAGCAGGATGCCCTCCTCTCTCATGTGGAAGATGGAACTGTGACGCTCATCGGCGCCACAACAGAAAACCCCTCTTTCGAGGTAATCGGGCCCCTCCTCTCTCGAACGAAGGTCTATGTTTTAAATCCACTCGCCGAGAATCAATTGGCGGAGGTGGTCCGAAGGGCCTTGCAGGACAAGGAAAGAGGGTTGGGAAAACTCGATCTGACGATCGAAGAGAAGGCGCTCCAGTATATCTGTGAAACATCGGATGGAGATGCGAGACGGGCGTTGAATACGCTGGAGATTGCCTCGGGACTGGCATCAGAAACAAAAATCTCGCTGATAATTGTTGAACAAGCTCTCCAAAAAAAATCACTTCTCTACGACAAGGCGGGCGAGGAGCACTACAACCTGATATCGGCCTTTATCAAATCGATGCGCGGCTCCGACCCCAATGCGGCGGTCTACTATCTTGCAAGGATGTTGGAGGCGGGTGAGGAGCCGTTGTTTTTGGCGCGCCGCATGGTGATC comes from the Deltaproteobacteria bacterium genome and includes:
- a CDS encoding replication-associated recombination protein A, with the protein product MQELFEFSKTSLTKNKGISPPLADRMRPQTLTEILGQEHLLGEDKPLRRQIETDQIPSLILWGPPGSGKTTLARVVAEKTRSNFHALSAVLSGTKELREIIEIAKRHQRLDATRTILFIDEIHRWNKAQQDALLSHVEDGTVTLIGATTENPSFEVIGPLLSRTKVYVLNPLAENQLAEVVRRALQDKERGLGKLDLTIEEKALQYICETSDGDARRALNTLEIASGLASETKISLIIVEQALQKKSLLYDKAGEEHYNLISAFIKSMRGSDPNAAVYYLARMLEAGEEPLFLARRMVIFASEDVGNADPQAIQVAIAAQQAFDFVGMPEGWIPLAQAATYLASAPKSNASYLSYLKAKEDVEKEGALPTPKHIRNAPTKLMKELGYGKDYQYPHDFEGHYVKEEYLPEKLRGKRYYEPTENGYEGEIKTRLEKLKK